In Sphingomonas crocodyli, a genomic segment contains:
- a CDS encoding efflux transporter outer membrane subunit — translation MAKPLFAPLLALSLAACATAGPNYQAPTHSVATTPAATGAFHSAAGAGVDGAAPLPDRWWRLYADPKLDALVEQALAANTDLRVADANIARAEAVLREAQAGRTISTSVSASATLARASGTGQPLPGTVADNLGLSASYPLDLNGRIKRAIEASNADVEATEAARDYVRVSVAAATARAYTQVCAANYLLGINRHVVALQRDTLDATRRLAANGRGTAFDVSRAEAAVDASEAALPAFEGQRQTALYLLATLLGHAPADYPADIATCAALPALDRPIPVGDGAALIRRRPDIRQAERSIAADTARVGVATADLYPQISIGGSLGLNGPVKDIGSGTSFGFSLGPLLSWSFPNRSVVRARIAQADAQVQADLAGFDGTVLEALRQTETALETYRRDAERADALARASSAASLSADQANKLFRYGRGDFLSLLDAQRSYASAEVTSASAKAQLTLDQIAIFMALGGGWTNS, via the coding sequence GAGCTTTCCATTCGGCGGCAGGTGCGGGTGTCGACGGCGCCGCGCCGCTGCCCGATCGCTGGTGGCGGCTCTATGCCGATCCGAAGCTCGATGCGCTCGTCGAACAGGCGCTGGCGGCGAACACCGATCTGCGCGTCGCCGACGCCAATATCGCGCGCGCCGAAGCCGTGCTGCGCGAGGCGCAGGCGGGACGCACGATATCGACCTCGGTCAGCGCGAGCGCGACGCTGGCGCGCGCATCGGGCACCGGCCAGCCGCTGCCGGGCACCGTCGCCGACAATCTGGGGCTGAGCGCATCCTACCCGCTCGACCTCAACGGCCGGATCAAGCGCGCGATCGAGGCGAGCAACGCCGATGTCGAGGCGACCGAGGCGGCGCGCGACTATGTCCGCGTCAGCGTCGCCGCCGCGACCGCGCGGGCCTACACACAGGTCTGCGCAGCCAACTATCTGCTGGGCATCAACCGGCATGTCGTGGCCCTCCAGCGCGATACGCTCGACGCGACCCGTCGCCTCGCCGCCAACGGGCGCGGCACCGCGTTCGACGTGAGCCGCGCCGAGGCGGCGGTCGATGCGAGCGAAGCCGCCCTCCCCGCCTTCGAAGGCCAGCGGCAGACCGCGCTCTACCTTCTCGCGACTCTGCTCGGCCACGCCCCCGCCGATTATCCGGCCGACATCGCGACCTGCGCCGCGCTGCCCGCGCTCGATCGCCCGATCCCGGTCGGCGACGGCGCCGCTTTGATCCGCCGCCGCCCCGACATCCGCCAGGCCGAGCGCAGCATCGCCGCCGATACAGCGCGTGTCGGCGTCGCGACCGCCGATCTCTATCCGCAGATCAGCATCGGCGGATCGCTGGGGCTGAACGGGCCGGTGAAGGACATCGGCAGCGGCACATCGTTCGGCTTCAGCCTCGGCCCGCTGCTCAGCTGGTCCTTCCCCAACCGCTCGGTCGTCCGCGCCCGGATCGCGCAGGCCGATGCGCAGGTACAGGCCGATCTCGCTGGGTTCGACGGCACGGTGCTGGAGGCGCTGCGCCAGACCGAAACCGCGCTCGAAACCTATCGCCGCGATGCCGAACGCGCCGATGCGCTGGCCCGCGCGAGCAGCGCCGCGTCGCTGTCGGCCGATCAGGCGAACAAGCTGTTCCGTTATGGTCGGGGCGACTTCCTCTCGCTGCTCGACGCGCAGCGCAGCTATGCGAGCGCGGAGGTCACGAGCGCTTCGGCGAAGGCGCAACTCACGCTCGATCAGATCGCGATCTTCATGGCGCTAGGCGGGGGTTGGACGAACAGCTGA